TGATGGCGATCTGGCCGTCCGGCGCAATCGTGTTCCAGGGCGTGCCCAGGCCGACCAGCCAGGCCGCCGGCCAACGGATCCAGGGCTGGTCCGGCGAGGCGTCGGGCAGCCGCAGATTGACCCGGCTGATGCCCAGGCGCGCGGTCACCGCTGCGTCCGGACGGATGCAACAGGACTGGTCCAACACCAGCTTCAGGCCGACGGCGCCGTCGATCCAGACCGGGCGCAGGCGCCAGCCCAGACGCTCGGGCAGCTCGCTGGCGTCGCGACTGCCGGCGCCGGGGCTGAGCACCAGGCGCGCACTGCCGGTCCAGAGGCTGCCGCGCGCGTCGATGAGCAGCAGGCGGTCGCCGGTGGCCTTGGCAATGCCGGAGGCCAGCCAGGCGGCCGGCGCAAACAGCACCACGGCCAGCAGCAGGCCGACCAGGGCACCGGCGATCGCCCACCGGCTGTGGCGCACCGGCGCATCGATGGCGCGGCGAATCATGCGCCGGGGGCTGCGGGCAGCAGCACGGTGAGTCGTCCGGAGTAGCCTTGGGCGCCGGTCTGCAGTTCCGCCTGTTGCGGACGTGCACGGGCGGTTTGGCGGGCTTCGATCAGCCAGGAGGTCAGTGCCGCGCCGGGGACGCCGCGCAAGCGGAGTTGGGCCTGCGCGCCGGTGACGGTCAGTTCCGCGGCGGGACCGAGCCGCTCGGTCGCGGTGCGCAGGGCCGCAATGGATTGGTCGGCGCTGACGGGAACGATCTGCCGGTATTGCTGGGTCTGCTCGGCCAGTTGCCGCATCTGCTGCAGCTCCCGATCCAGGCGATCCATGTCGGCCGGCGCCTTCTTCAGTGTGGACAGCGCCGGTGCCAGCGCGATCAACCACAGCAGCAAGGCACCGACGGCCACCACGGCCAGTCGGACCATCAGACGCTCGCGCGGTTTGGCCGCCTGCCAGCGTTCGTCGAATTGGCGCCGCCAGAGAGTGAGGCTGTTCATCGTGTTTGGGGCCGCAGGC
The Roseateles amylovorans genome window above contains:
- the gspN gene encoding type II secretion system protein N, with the translated sequence MIRRAIDAPVRHSRWAIAGALVGLLLAVVLFAPAAWLASGIAKATGDRLLLIDARGSLWTGSARLVLSPGAGSRDASELPERLGWRLRPVWIDGAVGLKLVLDQSCCIRPDAAVTARLGISRVNLRLPDASPDQPWIRWPAAWLVGLGTPWNTIAPDGQIAISAQQFVVEKSKGAWQVQGMTQLELRDFSSRLSSLSPLGSYQLNLMGASTPQLLLQTQRGPLQLSGQGSLGARTRFEGEATAAPGSEAALANLLNIIGRRDGVRSIISVG
- a CDS encoding type II secretion system protein M, whose amino-acid sequence is MNSLTLWRRQFDERWQAAKPRERLMVRLAVVAVGALLLWLIALAPALSTLKKAPADMDRLDRELQQMRQLAEQTQQYRQIVPVSADQSIAALRTATERLGPAAELTVTGAQAQLRLRGVPGAALTSWLIEARQTARARPQQAELQTGAQGYSGRLTVLLPAAPGA